The DNA sequence GGCCGACGGGGTCCGGGGCGTGTCCCGCAGCGCGTCGACGAGTTGCGGCACCACTCCCCGCAGATCGCCGACCAGGGGTACGTCGAACTGCCGGTTCACGCCGATCGCGGCGGGATCCTGCTCGACGTAGACCCACTTGCGGTGCGCGTCGTTGCCGGCCCAGTGCTGCGTCCGGCCGTAGTGCATGGGTTCCCCGAGTTCGGTGCCGAGTGCCACGCACAGATCGGACTGCTCGACGGCCTCGTTGGCGGCCGGGGAGAACAGGTACGGGAACGTGCGGTCCTCCAGGCCGGGGATGTAGGAGGTGCCGCCCGAGGTCTGGATCACCGGGCACGCCATCAGCTCGGCCAGCTCCCTGACCTGCTCCTGGGTGCGTGAGGTGTGCACGCCGTGGCCCACCAGCAGGATCGGGCGGTCGGCCTCGCGGATCAGTCGCGCGGCCTCGGCGACCTCCCGCTCCCCCGCCCCCTGGTTGACGAGCCGATATCGGCTGGGTGGCAACGGTTCCGGGACGTCGAGTTCCTCGAGGATGACGTGCGACGGGTATTCGATGTAGCTCGGACCCGGCGTCCCGGACATCGAGCGGCGGATCGCCTCGCGCACGATCTCGTCGGTCTGGTCGGCGTACTCGATCGAGCTGCTGTATTTGACCGACGGGGTGAAAAGCCCTTCCTGCTTGACGAATTGGATGCGGCCGCGGCGCACCCGTCGCTCGGTGATGCGGGCGCGCTGACCGCCGAGGAAGACGACCGGGGAGTTCTCCACCAACGCGCACATCATCGCGCCGGCGATGTTGGCCACGCCGGGCCCAAGGGTGCCGATGCACAGCCCCGGCCTGCCCGTCATCCGCGAGGCCGCTTCGGCCATGAACCCGGCACTGAGCTCGTGGTGCGGTGCCACCACCGACCAGCCGCGGGCGTCGGCCTCGGTGAACATGTGCACGAAGTTCGGGTCCGGGATGCCGAACAGCGTGTTCACGCCCTCGGCCTCGAACAGGTCGAGGATGCGTTTGTAGACGGGGACACCCATGGGGTTACTCTCCTTGACTCCGATAGCGTTGAGCGAGCGTTCTGCGATGCGCCGCAGGGGATCCGAACAGCGAACGGTTCAGGGCGGCGCGTTTGAGATACACGTGGACGCCGCTCTCCCAGGTGTAACCGATCCCGCCGTGCAGCTGCATGGCCTTACCGGCGATGTCGACCGCGGCCCCACACACGTGCGATTTCGCCATGGCGGCCTGCGCCGTCGCGTCACCGGCCACGACGGCGGCGACCGCGGCGTCGACGAGTCGGCGGCACACCTCGATCTGCACCAGCATGTCGGCGCAGGCGTGTTTGACGGCCTGGAACGACCCGATCGGCCGGCCGAACTGGTGGCGGATCTTGGCGTAGTCGACGGTCGCGGACAGCATCGCCTCGGCGAGTCCGAGGCTGTCGCAGGCGATCGCGACTGCGGCGCGGTCCCGGAGCCGGGTCACCGCGGTGTCGGCGTCCCCGGCGAAGCGCAGCATCGTCGGCGGCTCGACGGTCCGCGACGACACCCTGGCCAGGCGACGGGTCTCGTCGACGACGGGCACCGGGGTGGTGTCGAGGTCGGCGACCGCGACCGCCCCGTTGGCCACCAGCAGAACCCGGTCGGCGCCATCGGCGTCGGGCACCAGGTCCAGCGATTCGAGCGCGACGGCTACCCGGGTGTCACCGGTTGCCACGCCGGCCAGCAGCTCGTCGCGAACGACGCTGGGCTGCAGGGCATTCAGCGTGCCGACCGCCAAGACTGCGCTGCCGAGGTAGCTTCCCGCGGTGACGGCGCGGCCCATCTCCCGGCAGATCACGGCGGTCTCGGCGAAGGTGGCACCGGCCCCGCCGAAGCCTTCGGGCACCTCCAGTCCGACCCACCCGCTGTCGACGAGCACGGGCCAGTCGACGGCGCGGTCCTTGCCGAGCACGTCGGCCGCGACGGACCTGAGCTCGTCGTGGAACTCCTCGAAGCCCATCACACCGCGCTCGGTTCTCGAGGCAGCCCGAGGCCGCGTTCACCGATGATGGTGCGCTGGATCTCGCTCGACCCGCCGGGGATCGTCCACTCCCACGACCCGACGAAGTCGAGCAGCCACGACCCCGACTCCCATCCGCTCGACATCGGTTTCGCCACCACCGTATGGGCGGGCAGACCGCCGATCTCCGTGGCGAAATCGGTGAGCCGCTGCAACAGTTCGCTGTAGTACAGCTTCACGATGGACGCGTCGGCGGGGCCCGGGGCGCCGTTCTCGACGAGCGTGCGGCACAGCCCCCGCAACCCGGTGATCTCGCATTCGAACTGCGCCAACCGGTCGGCCACGACCGGATCCTCGACGGGGCTGGATCGGACCAAACGGTCGAACCCCGCGTTGGCCAGGCGCTCGGCGAGTTCCAGCATCGTCATCCCGCGTTCGGCGCCCAGGGTGGCCTGCGCGACCTGCCAGCCCGCGTTCTCGGCGCCGACGAGGTCGGCCGCCGGGATCACGACGTCGTCGAGGAAGATCTCGCAGAAGTGGGAGTCGCCGACGGCGTTGCGGATGGGCCGCACCTCGACGCCGGGTGTGGTCATGTCGAGCAGGAAGTACGAGATACCTGAGCGCTTCGGGGCGTCCGGATCGGTGCGGGCGAGAAGAAGGCACCGGTCGGCGTGCATACCGCCGCTGGCCCACAGTTTCTGGCCGTTGACGACGAACGCGTCGCCGTCGCGGCGTGCGGTGGTGCGCAGGCTCGCGAGGTCGGAGCCGGCTTCCGGTTCGGAGAAGCCCTGCACCCAGATCTCGCCGTCGAGGATCGCGGGCAGGTGTCTGCGGCGTTGTTCCTCGGTGCCCGCCACCAGCAGTGTGGCGGCGGCGTGGTGGATGCCGACGAACGCCAGCACCAGCCGGGGCGCGTCGTGGGCGGCCAGCTCCTGGTAGAGGACGATCTGCTCGGAGACCGAGAGTCCGCCACCCCATTCGGCGGGCCAGTGTGGCACCGCGAATCCGGCGCTGCGCAGTTCGGCGAACCAGGCCTTCTGGAACCGCACGAACTCCGCGTCGCTCACCCCGGTCTGCGTCTCGCGCCAGTCCGCGGGGACGTGTTGTGCGCACCAGGCCCGCACGGTGGCGCGGAAGTCGTCGGTGCTCACGTCGGCGCCCCTGGACGAACTGCGTTGGTGCGCAACCGTTCCATCGCCTGCGCCACGGCGAGCCCGTCGTCGAACGACGGCGCGATCTGCGTACCGGTGCGCAGCGCCTCGGCGACCCGGGTGAAGAACATCGTCAGCGCGGGGTCGGGCCGTCCCGGGCGGTCGAACTCGAAGGTCGCGGGCTCGGCGGTGGCGGTGCGCAGAACGAGTCGGGTGTCGGCGGTCAGTTCGATCGAACCGTCGGTGCCCAACAGCACGGCGCGCGGGAGCGTCGGTACGGCTGCGGCGAAGCCGGTGTCCTGGGCGGCGGTGGCACCGTTGGCCAACACGAACCACGCGGCGTAGGCGTCCTCGGCGGTGGCCTGGCGTGGCGTTCCGTCGCCGTCGGGGTGGGTGGGATCGTCGATGCGCAGGACGCCGCCGCAGTCGGTGATCTCGCTGCCGAACAGCCAGCGGGTGTAGTCGATGAGATGCGATCCGTAGGCGCCGATCCAGCCGCCGCCCAGGCCGGCGTCGTTGATCCACCCGTACCTGCGGCCGCGCAGTCCGTTCCCGAACCAGTTCCAGCTCAGATGTGTCGGGGTGCCGATGGCGCCCGCGTGGGCGAGGTCCTTGACCTTCGCCCACGATTCGCGGCACCGGAACTCGAAGTTGAGGACGTTGAGGACGCCGGCGGCGCGTGCCAGGTCGCGCATCGCGGTGGCCTCCTCGGCGGTGCGGCCGAACGGCTTGTCGCACAGGACCGCCCGCCGACGCTGCAGTGCCGCCGACACGTGGTGGACATGCAGGAACGGCGGCGAGTGCACGGAGACCAGGTCGACGCCGGAGTCGAGCCCGCGCGTCACGGCGGACTCGTCGCGTGGGCTGACGACCTCCACGTCGAAGCCGGCGCTCTCATACGCCGGGGCGGCGGCGTGCTTGCCGAAACCCGTGCCGATCACGAGGACCTTCATGCGTACAACCCCGTCAGCCCGCGCCGGCCCGCACTGCGGGTCAACTGCGCCCGGGTGGCCGACAGCCCGAGCGGCAGGCGGCGTAGCGGTTGGCTGTACCGCGAGAGCCACGACAGCGTCGTCTCGTCGCAGAAGCCGACCGCACCGTGCAACTGGTGGCAGACCCGGAACACCACCTCGGCGGCTTCGATCGCCGCCAGCCGAAAGGCCAGGGAATCGTCGACGGCCTCGGGTCTCCCGGTGGCGATGCTCCACAGCGCGTACTTCGCGAGGATGTCGACGCCGCTGCGTTCGACCTCCGCGTCGGTCAGCTGGAACTGCACCCCCTGAAAGCTCGCCAGTGGCTGGCCGAACTGCTTGCGCAGCGTGACGTGTGCCACGGTCAGGTCGATCGCCCGGTCGAGCATGCCGAGCAGCGTCCAGCAGGGCAGTGTGAGGGCGACCGCCAGGTCACCGACTCCGGCGTCGTCGAGTGCGGACAGTTCCAGTTCGGTGACGAAGGCGGGTCCGTCCGGCCCGAGACCCGTCACCCTGCTCCGCACGCCCGCCAATGTCACTGCTACCCAGCGAAATTCGAGCCCGGCCAGGGCGCCCGACGGGCGGGTGGCCGCGACCACCACGAGACCGTCCACGTCGAGATCGGCCGGTCTGGCCAGCCGTTCGGCGACCGGGTAGGGCAGGGCCCAGTAGCCGGCGCTGCGGCACAGGGCCGCGGCCGCTTCGAGCTCGTCGGCCTCGCCGCGGACGTCGAGCTCCCAGGCGCCGAGCTCGGTCAGGACCGGTCCGACCAGCGATTCCCGTTCGGCTGGTTTGGCTTCCGCCCGCTGCACGAGTAGGTCCCCACCGGCCGCCTCGAACGCCCGAAGGGCCTGCCGGCCGTATTCGCCGGCGTCGTCGCCGAGGTCGAGGATCATCGGGCGGCCGCCAGCATGGCACGCGAAAGCAGGATGCGCTGCATCTCGATGCTGCCCGACGAGACGGTCGCCGCCTGCGAGTACCGCCAGTGGTCCCCGACCTCGCCGAGAAACCAGGCTGCCCGCGAATCGTCGCGGGCCACTTCGGCCGCGATGTCCATCAGGACCTCCGCGCTGTCCTGGTCGAGTTTCGTCACCGCGATGCGGTAGGCGGCCGCGTCCCCGGGCTGGATCCGTCCGCTGCTCTGCAGCTCCACGATGCGGTACGCCATCAGCCGGGCCCGGCGGCAGTGCGTGAGCATCCGCACCCAGCGGCCGCGCAGCTCCTCGGGTAGGTCCTCCCACCGGTCGGCGAGCACCGCGGGCGCGGCGGCGAGGAGACGTTCACACCGGGCGTAGCGGGCGATACCCACGCGTTCGAACGCCATCACGTCACCCACGACGGTCCATCCCTCGTCGACGGTGCCCAGCACGTCGGCGTCCGTCACTCGCAGATCGTCGAAGAAGACCTCGTTGAGGTGGTGCGGCCCCAGCATCGTGCGAATCGGCCGGACTTGGATGGCCGGATCGTCCATGGGCACCAGGAAGATCGTCAGCCCCTGCTGTTTGCGCTCACCGCGGGACGTGCGCGCGAGCAGGAAACACCACTGCGCCATCGTCGCGTAGGACGTCCAGATCTTCTGCCCGTTGACCAGCCAGCCGTCGCCGTCGCGCCGCGCCGTCGTGCGCAGCGACGCGAGGTCGGAGCCGGCCTCCGGCTCGGAGAAGCCCTGGCACCAGATCACCTCGCCGCGCGCGATCGGCGGTAGATGCCGGCGCTGCTGTGCGTCGGTGCCGTGCCGCATGATGATCGGCCCGACCCAGTTGACGCCCATGTACTGGGCACCGCGTGGTTCGTGGTGGGCCCACATCTCCTCGCGGACGACGGTCTGCTCCCAGATCGAACCTCCCCTGCCGCCGAACTCCTCCGGCCACGCCATACACAGCAGTTCCCGCTCCGCCAGCAGGCGGCAGAACCGTTGCGCGACCTCCAGATCGGCGGGGTCGTCGGTGAACGCGCCGAGAAAGTCGTTTGGCACATGCTGTTTCACCAGCTCACGCAGCTCGGTGCGCAACCGCGCGGCCGCCGGGCCGATGTCGAAGTCCAGGCTCATCGCGCCTCCCGGACGCCGACACGACGGTTGGTGACCGATTCCGCCGCAATTGCGTCATCAACCGTAGGCTCGGCGGGCTCCAGGCCGAGTTCGGTGAGCACGGCAGCCGTGTCGGCGCCCAGCTCCGGCGCGGGCCCGCGCACATGTCCCGGTGTGCGCGAGAACCACGTCGGCACACCGGGGAACCTCACCGGGCCGTGGGCGGTCTGCACGGTCTCGAACATGCCGACGGCGGCGAGGTGCGGGTGGTCGAACAGCGCGTCGGGGGTCTGGATCGGTGCGGCCGGGATCTCCAGTTCCCGGAACAGCGCCAGCCATTCCTCGGTGGTGCGCTCCCTGAGGGTTTCGGCCACCAACCCGTAGACGGTGTCGATCTGCTGCGCCCGCCGCTCGAGCGTGGCGTACACGTCGCTCTGCCACACCGGCGACACCGCGTCGACGAACGCGTTCCAGTGTTTGTCGTTGTAGATCAGGACCGCGATGTGACCGTCCTTGGTGGCATACGGCCTGCGGTTGGGTGCGACGGTGCGCGGATACACCGCGGGTCCGAGTGGCGGGTCGAACATGGCGCCGTTGGCGTGTTCGACCAGCATGAAGGCGGCCATGGTCTCGAACATGGCGACCTCGACCTCCTGGCCTTCGCCGGTGCGCTCGCGGTGGAACAGGGCCATCATCGTGGCGTACAGGGCGGTCAACCCGGCCACCTTGTCGGCCATGATCGTGCCGACGTAGTTCGCCTCGCCGGTCAGTTGTTCCTGGACGGCGGGGATCCCGCATTCGGCCTGGATCGTGTCGTCGTAGGCGGGCAGATCGCGGTCGGGGCCGCGGCGGCCGTAGCCGTAGCAGTTGGTGTAGACGACGGCCGGATTGATCGCGGCGACGTCGGCGTAGCCGAATCCGAGCTTCGCGATCGCCTTGGCCCGCATGGAATGGATGAACACGTCGGCACCGGCGATCAGGGCTCGCAGCGCCTCCTTTCCGTCGTCGCTGCGCAGATCCAGCACCGCCGAACGCTTTCCGCGGTTGACGTTGACGAACACCCCGCTCATCCCCGGCGCGGGGCCGACCGAGATGTACCGGGTGTTGTCGCCCTCCGGTGGCTCGACCTTGACGACGTCGGCGCCCATGTCGGCCATGATCTGGGTGCAGTACGGTCCCATGACCATCGCGGTCAGATCGACGACGCGCACACCTGCCAGCGGCCCCGGCATCAGGTGTTCGCCTTCTGGGCGGCCATCGCGAAGCTGTAGCGGATGTGGGCGTTGTGCCCGTCGGGGACGACCGGGAAGACGACGGGACGGGAACGGTCGCGGATGGCATCGAGGTCGGCGGCGACGTCCTCGACGGTCCACGACGGCCGGTGCACACCCGGCGATTCGGCGACGACGGCGGTGGCGACCCGCCCGGCGAGCGCGATGAACATCTCGCCTGTGACCGAACAGAATTCGTGGGTCAGCCAGCCGACGGTGGGCGCGACCAGTTCCGGCTCCATCGGCGGATAGGCCGACGTGTCGATGCCCTCGGCCATCCGGGTGACGGCGGCGGGCACGATCACGTTGCTCTTCACACCGTGCGCGGCGCCCTCAATGGCCGCGACGTTCGACAGCCCGATCACCCCGGCCTTGGCGACCGCGTAGTTCACCACGTCGTGGTTGCCGTAGAGACCACCGATCGACGAGGTCAGCACGATGCGGCCGTAGCCGGCGTCGCACATCACCGGGAAGGCCTGCCGCACCACGTGGAATGCGCCGCGCAGGTGGACGTCGAGCACGTCGTCGAAGTCGGAATCGCTCATCTCCCGCAGCGGGCCGCGGCGCACGTTGCCGGCGTTGTGGATGAGGATGTCGAGGCGGCCGTACGTGTCGAGCGCCGTGCCGACGATCGCCCTGCCGCCTTCAGGCGTGGCCACGGAGTCGGCGGTGGCGACCGCTTCGCCTCCCGCGGCGGCGATCTCGCGCACGACGTCCTGCGCCGGTCCGGCGTCACTGCCGTCGCCGGTCAAGCTCCCGCCGAGGTCGTTGACCACCACCTTCGCCCCGCGCGAGGCGAGCAACAGCGCGTACGCCCGGCCGAGGCCGCGGCCGCCGCCCGTCACGACGGCGACGCGGCCGTCGTACCTGAGCTCACTCATGCGCCGACTTCACGGTTGGTGTACGCGAACACCGAGTGGGGGCGGCAACACCCGTGCACTCGGCGTTATCGGAGTTCGAGGCCATCGAGATCGCCCTTCTCCCGCCACGCCGCCAGCAGGTCGCCGAACGCGTAGAACCCCGGCCCATACGGTTCGCCCAGGTGCGAGCGGATGCCCTCGCCGCCACCGCCGCCCTCGTTGTTGTAATAGCCCGGCGTGCACGACGCGTCGAACGCCGAATTGTCCACGGCGGTCTCCCTGATCGTCCGGCACCAGGCGTCCTGGGCGTCCTGCGTCGGCTCGACGACCTCGGCGCCCCGCGCGAGTGCCTCGGCGATGACGTAGGCGATGTGCTCGCCCTGCAGTTCGTAGTTCGCCGCGATGTTCGCCGAGATGCCGACCTGGGTGAAGCCGGTGAAGAACTGGTTGGGGAAGCCGCGGCTGGTCAGCCCGTGCAGCGTCTTGTACCCGTCGCGCCAGTAGTCGTAGAGCGACAGCCCGTCTCGGCCCTCGATCGCGTCGATGGAGTAGCGCCTGCTGATGTCGGTGGTGATCTCGAACCCGCTGGCGTAGATGATGCAGTCCACCTCGTATTCGACACCGCCGGCGACCAACCCCTTGGCGGTGACCTTCTCGACGCCCTTGGAGTCCGAGACGTCGACCAGCGTGACGTTGGGGCGGTTGAACGCGGGCAGGTACTCGTCGTTGGACAGCGGCCGTTTACAGAGGAAGCGGTAGTACGGTTTGAGCGCCTCGGCGGTCTGCGGATCCGCGACGAGGGCGTCGATGCGGCGGCGCAGCCGCTCCATCAGCTTGTAGTCCTCTTCCTCGCGGATCGCCATGAACTGCTCGGGGGTCAGCGACGCCGGATCCTCCAGTGCCATCACCCGCGCGGCGGTGTTGCGGCCGAGTTCGGTCCAGAAGTCGCACACCAGGTCCGGCTGTCCCGGCGCCATTCCCTCGAAGGTCCAGGCGTGGAAGTTGCGCTGCCGCTCCTTCTGCCAGCCGGGCTGAAGCGTCTTGACCCACTCCGGATCGGTGGGCGCGTTGTTGCGTTCGTCGACCGTCGACGGCGTGCGCTGGAACACGTACAGATGCCCGGCGTCACGCGCCAGGAACGGCACGATCTGGATGGCCGTCGCGCCGGTGCCGATCACCGCGACCTTCTTGTCGGCGAGCTTGTGCAGGTTGCCGCTGGTGTCGCCGCCGGTGTAGTCGTAATCCCACCGCGACGAGTGGAAAGCGTGACCCGTGAAGTCCTGGATGCCGGGAATGCCGGGCAGTTTCGGCCGGTGGAACGGCCCCGAGGCCAGCACCACGAACCGGGCGCGGATGTCGTCGCCGCGGTTGGTGCTCAGCCGCCACCGGTGGATCGCCTCGTCCCAACGCAGATCCCGCACCTGGGTCGAGAAGATCGCCTTGTCGTAGAGGCCGAAATGCTTGCCGATGTTGCGGCAGTGTTCGTAGATCTCGGCACCGTCGGCGAACTTTTTGCTCGGCATGAAGTCGAGCTCTTCGAGTAGCGGTATGTAGCAATAGGATTCGTTGTCGCACTGGATGCCCGGGTAGCGGTTCCAGTACCAGACGCCGCCGAAGTCGCCGCCGAGTTCGATGATCCGCACGTCGTCGACGCCCGCCTTCTTCAGGTGCGCCGCCGACAGCAACCCACCGAAGCCGCCGCCCAGCACCGCGACGTCGATGTCCTCGACGATCGGATCGCGGGGCTGGACCGGGGTGTACGGGTCGACCTCGTAGTAGCCGGCGAACTCGTCGGTCAACTCCACGTACTGCTTCGACCCCTCCGGGCGCAGCCGTTTGGCCCGCTCCTGTGCGTACTTCTCACGCAGCGCGGCGATGTCGATGTCGGTGGGCGTCTCGGTGGGACCGCAGGTGGTCATGTCTCTCCTAACGATTTCGGTGTAGTTGGTTGCGCTGAGCGCGACTGGCTACACCGAAATCACAACTCCTGTGGCTCGCCGGTGCCCATGTACTTGGACAGCTGGTAGTGCAGGTTGACCGTGCTGCGTTCGCGGTACGGGTTGGGCAGCGTGCCGGGGAAGCCCGCCGACTTCATGCCCTGCTGCACGGCCGCCATGTTGGAGAAGTCCTGCGGCAGCACCGACAGCCAGTTCGGGGAGTCCTTCGGGGTGTAGACCCATTCGGTCTCGGGCTCTTGACCCTCGGGGTACAGCTCGAACACCGCCACCTCGAAGATGCACTTGTTCGGGTCGTAGCTCGGGTCGGGCCGGGCGCTGTAACACAGCGCGCTGGTCAGGCCCTGGCCGATCTGGAAGTTGGGGAAGATCTGCCATGCGGTGCCGCTCTGGCCGAGGATGTCCGGCGGGATCGTCGGCCAGATGACGCCGCGGGCCTCGTCGTCCCGGCGCGCCGACGCCAGCCAGTGCTGCAGCACCTCGTCGGCCGGTGTGCCCTCGGGCAGCTCGTCGACCAGCCGTTTGGCCGCGTTGACCAGCGTCTGTGTGGTGGTGGCGTTGGTCTCCTCCATGGTGTACACCTGCATCTCCGCGGTCGAGATGCGCGGGTCGCCGGTGCCGAGGCGGATCTTGGACTTGGTCTCGTCCATGCCCTTCGGGGCGTCGTAGCCGATGTTGCTGTGCTTGCCTTGCGCCTTCGCCCAGCCCTTGAACTCACCGAAGCGGTTGAACTCCGGGTGCGTGGTGAACACGTGGTAGGTCTCGTTGAACGCCTCGAGCGCGACCTTCCAGTTGCAGTCGAAGTTCAGCCACTTGCGCCACTTGTAGCGCATGTTCTCGAGGCCGAACGGATCGAGGATCTTCGCCGCCGGAAAGAGGTAGTCCGCCAACGGTTCACAGTCGGGGTCCATGTTGACGAACAGCCAGCCACCCCAGGCGTCGACCCGCACCGGGGCGAGGTGGGTGTTACGCGGGGTGAGCTTGCCCTGCCAGTCGTCCTGTTCGCGGATGTGGGTGCAGGTGCCGTCGAGCCCGTAGGTCCAGCCGTGGAAGCCGCAGACGAACGACTTGCGCGCGCGGCCGCGGGCGTTCTTCGCGCCGTCCGGGGTGTCGATCAGCCGGCGGCCACGGTGCATGCACACGTTGTGGTGCGCCGCGAACTCCTGTGGCCCGGTCCGCACCACGATGATCGAGTCGTCGAGGAGGTCGTAGGTCAGATAGCTGCCGATCTCGGGAAGCTCCTCGACCCGGCCGACCTGCAACCAGACCTTGCGCCACAGCTTGTCCCGTTCGGCGCGTGCGTACTCCTCGGAGATGTAGGCCTCCACGCCGATGGTCATCGGTTCCGAGAGCTCCTCGGCCACTTCGATTTCCGTATCCGTCATCAGACCTCCTTGATCGCGGAGCGGAAGTTCTCGTCCTTGAGGAACAGCGACGTGTTGTCGGCGCCCAGGTGTGTCCACTTGAGGTCGAGGCCACCGTCGACCAGCAGCGTCTGCCCGGTGATGTAGCTCGACATGTCCGACAGCAGGAACAGGATCGCGTCGGCCTGTTCGGCCGGGGTGCCGCGGCGGCCCATCGCGATGGCGGTGCGGTCGCGCACGGGGTCCTCGTCGACGTAAGTGGCCGACGCGGCGGTCTCGGTGACACCCGGCGCGACGGCATTGACCCGGATTCCGTCGAGGGCGAGTTCGACGGCCATCGTGCGAGTCATGGCGACGATCGCGGCCTTGGCCGTGCCGTAGGCGATGTGGAACGGTGCGGTGTTCATCCCGCTGATCGAGGACACCGAGACGATCGAGCCGTTGCGACCCTGGCTGCGCAGCTCCCGGCTCACCGCCTGGCTCATGAAGAACGCGGTCTCCAGGTTGGCGGTGAACAGCGCCCGCCAGTCGTCGCGGGTGACGCGGGTGGCCGGCATCCACGTCGCGGGTGCGGCGCCGCCGGCGACGTTGACCAGACCGTAGAGGGCGCCGTCGATACGCCGGGCGGCGTCCATCACGGTTGCGATGCCGTCGTCGGTCGAGGCGTCGGCGGCGACCGTCACGATCGACAGACCCTTGTCGATCAGCGGGCCGACGTGCTGGTCGAGGTTGTCCTGGTTGCGGCTGACGGCGATGACGGTCGCGCCGGCCGAGGCGGCCCGCTCGGTCACGGTGGTGCCGATGCCGCCACCGCCCGCGCCGGAGACGATGACGACGCGGCCGCCGAGGCCCAGGGTGTCCTGCATCCGGAAGCCTATTTGTCCGGACGACATACGGTGCTCTGCATATTGCAGAACACTATTCCGCAGCGATAATCCGGCAGTCAAGGGCTGTACGGAGGCTTTGCGCACCTATTGTCTGGACTAGTCGGTGTTGATAACGTCGCCAGCCATGACGTCGCCAACCGAGTCGTTGCAGGCCACCCGCTACCCCGGTGCGCGGCCGACCGCCGCCGACGGATGGACCGTCGAGCGGCTGACCGCGCCGAGCCGGTTGTTCGGCGCCAACGGGCTGCGCACCGGACCGGACGGGCGGGTGTATGTCGCCCAGGTGACCGGCAGCCAGATCAGCGCGTTGGACCTCGTGGACGGGAGCCTCGAGACGGTCAGCCCCAAGGGCGGTGACATCGTCAGCCCCGACGACGTGGCCTTCGGTCCGGACGGCGCCCTGTACGCGACCGAGGTGATGGAAGGGCGGGTCAGCGTCCGCGCGAGCGACGGGCGGACCCGGGTCCTGCGCGATGATCTGCCCTGCGCCAACGGCATCACCGTGCACGACGGCCGACTGTTCGTCAATGAGTGCCGCGAGGGTGGGCGGCTGATGGAACTCGACCGCGACGGCGGAATCGTCCGCGTCCTGGCCGAGAACCTGCCTTCGCCGAACGCGATGGAGGCCGGTCCGGACGGACTGCTGTACTACCCGCTGATGACCGCCAACGAGATCTGGCGAGTGAATCCTGACGGGGGTGAGCCGCAACGGGTCGCCGGCGACCTCGGGGTGCCCGACGCGGTCAAGTTCGACCGGCACGGCAACATCGTCTCCACCCAGGTCGCCAACGGCCAGGTGCTGCGCATCGACCCCCGCACCGGGTCGAAAGCCTCACTCGCACAGTTGCATCCGGGATTGGACAACCTGACCTTCGTCGGTGACCGGCTCTTCGTGTCCAACTTCACCGGCGAGATCACCGAGATCCTGCCCGACGGGGAGACCCGCACCACCCTGCCCGGGGGCTTGAACTGGCCGCTGGACCTCGCGGTCGGTGACGACGGCACGCTCTACGTCGCCGACGGCACCTACTTCTACGCGCTGCGGGCCGACGGTTCCCTGCAGACGGTCGGCATGCTGTTCACTCCGGGCTACCCCGGCTTCCTGCGCGGGCTCGCCGCCGCGGGGAGCGGTGAATTCGTGGTCACCACGTCGGGCGGGCAGGTCACGCGCTACCGGCCC is a window from the Mycolicibacterium litorale genome containing:
- a CDS encoding SDR family NAD(P)-dependent oxidoreductase, which produces MSELRYDGRVAVVTGGGRGLGRAYALLLASRGAKVVVNDLGGSLTGDGSDAGPAQDVVREIAAAGGEAVATADSVATPEGGRAIVGTALDTYGRLDILIHNAGNVRRGPLREMSDSDFDDVLDVHLRGAFHVVRQAFPVMCDAGYGRIVLTSSIGGLYGNHDVVNYAVAKAGVIGLSNVAAIEGAAHGVKSNVIVPAAVTRMAEGIDTSAYPPMEPELVAPTVGWLTHEFCSVTGEMFIALAGRVATAVVAESPGVHRPSWTVEDVAADLDAIRDRSRPVVFPVVPDGHNAHIRYSFAMAAQKANT
- a CDS encoding flavin-containing monooxygenase; protein product: MTTCGPTETPTDIDIAALREKYAQERAKRLRPEGSKQYVELTDEFAGYYEVDPYTPVQPRDPIVEDIDVAVLGGGFGGLLSAAHLKKAGVDDVRIIELGGDFGGVWYWNRYPGIQCDNESYCYIPLLEELDFMPSKKFADGAEIYEHCRNIGKHFGLYDKAIFSTQVRDLRWDEAIHRWRLSTNRGDDIRARFVVLASGPFHRPKLPGIPGIQDFTGHAFHSSRWDYDYTGGDTSGNLHKLADKKVAVIGTGATAIQIVPFLARDAGHLYVFQRTPSTVDERNNAPTDPEWVKTLQPGWQKERQRNFHAWTFEGMAPGQPDLVCDFWTELGRNTAARVMALEDPASLTPEQFMAIREEEDYKLMERLRRRIDALVADPQTAEALKPYYRFLCKRPLSNDEYLPAFNRPNVTLVDVSDSKGVEKVTAKGLVAGGVEYEVDCIIYASGFEITTDISRRYSIDAIEGRDGLSLYDYWRDGYKTLHGLTSRGFPNQFFTGFTQVGISANIAANYELQGEHIAYVIAEALARGAEVVEPTQDAQDAWCRTIRETAVDNSAFDASCTPGYYNNEGGGGGEGIRSHLGEPYGPGFYAFGDLLAAWREKGDLDGLELR
- a CDS encoding aromatic ring-hydroxylating oxygenase subunit alpha, translating into MTDTEIEVAEELSEPMTIGVEAYISEEYARAERDKLWRKVWLQVGRVEELPEIGSYLTYDLLDDSIIVVRTGPQEFAAHHNVCMHRGRRLIDTPDGAKNARGRARKSFVCGFHGWTYGLDGTCTHIREQDDWQGKLTPRNTHLAPVRVDAWGGWLFVNMDPDCEPLADYLFPAAKILDPFGLENMRYKWRKWLNFDCNWKVALEAFNETYHVFTTHPEFNRFGEFKGWAKAQGKHSNIGYDAPKGMDETKSKIRLGTGDPRISTAEMQVYTMEETNATTTQTLVNAAKRLVDELPEGTPADEVLQHWLASARRDDEARGVIWPTIPPDILGQSGTAWQIFPNFQIGQGLTSALCYSARPDPSYDPNKCIFEVAVFELYPEGQEPETEWVYTPKDSPNWLSVLPQDFSNMAAVQQGMKSAGFPGTLPNPYRERSTVNLHYQLSKYMGTGEPQEL
- a CDS encoding acyl-CoA dehydrogenase family protein gives rise to the protein MSLDFDIGPAAARLRTELRELVKQHVPNDFLGAFTDDPADLEVAQRFCRLLAERELLCMAWPEEFGGRGGSIWEQTVVREEMWAHHEPRGAQYMGVNWVGPIIMRHGTDAQQRRHLPPIARGEVIWCQGFSEPEAGSDLASLRTTARRDGDGWLVNGQKIWTSYATMAQWCFLLARTSRGERKQQGLTIFLVPMDDPAIQVRPIRTMLGPHHLNEVFFDDLRVTDADVLGTVDEGWTVVGDVMAFERVGIARYARCERLLAAAPAVLADRWEDLPEELRGRWVRMLTHCRRARLMAYRIVELQSSGRIQPGDAAAYRIAVTKLDQDSAEVLMDIAAEVARDDSRAAWFLGEVGDHWRYSQAATVSSGSIEMQRILLSRAMLAAAR
- a CDS encoding CaiB/BaiF CoA transferase family protein — translated: MPGPLAGVRVVDLTAMVMGPYCTQIMADMGADVVKVEPPEGDNTRYISVGPAPGMSGVFVNVNRGKRSAVLDLRSDDGKEALRALIAGADVFIHSMRAKAIAKLGFGYADVAAINPAVVYTNCYGYGRRGPDRDLPAYDDTIQAECGIPAVQEQLTGEANYVGTIMADKVAGLTALYATMMALFHRERTGEGQEVEVAMFETMAAFMLVEHANGAMFDPPLGPAVYPRTVAPNRRPYATKDGHIAVLIYNDKHWNAFVDAVSPVWQSDVYATLERRAQQIDTVYGLVAETLRERTTEEWLALFRELEIPAAPIQTPDALFDHPHLAAVGMFETVQTAHGPVRFPGVPTWFSRTPGHVRGPAPELGADTAAVLTELGLEPAEPTVDDAIAAESVTNRRVGVREAR